The following coding sequences lie in one Paramormyrops kingsleyae isolate MSU_618 chromosome 15, PKINGS_0.4, whole genome shotgun sequence genomic window:
- the armc9 gene encoding lisH domain-containing protein ARMC9 isoform X3, whose translation MNTKKTLDMGDVLTYEADLLGMVKEYLMFCEFEETLKLFEKECKIKGNSSPRPSGNLLKDDKVLAVQQDFLSSFDDGDVKVFFELWNAHIPTDIRDFDPVAQKLEFYIQIHFAIFPLKHSLGRSDRVNFEERITHFKHYLETRGATLSQTTEFLPFYALPFVPNPMAHPSFKGLFQESWMPELKRKLEKFLSVTLRASGTPRLLTLYKEGGKDNKEGLRQLQLQLADAERRAASYMKKFGKMQTDYHNLIGVTAELVDSLEATVSGKMISPEYLQNVCVRLFSGQMRRSSVQSMDFTRPGTGYFSMSPYDNDDGYASSMLRASVAPPKPKDVPLLPSLDYERLKKDLSSGTDRLKALLLQALRWRLTRSLPGEQRDTVLQAFVANDLLDRHTNGQKGVLRLMKSSDEVVRQYTARLLNAFASLSEGRMYLSQIPSLMKILERALKTERKDSVTRENVLGALQKLSLRRPQQSAMIEHGLISWLVDELQESDSLSDYTLEYSVALLMNLCLRSQGRKKCAERADQVLRVLTDLLGHENDEIRPYVNGALYSILGIPAVRGKAREMSLEEILRCYAKEGNPELSRQIEFIIKQLNSGEVSEDGPESDDEEEEDDDEDDAMEADLDKEEVLQPELEELSGESLLTTEYLGIMTNMVRSKRRTATPLGQSIDEPLQRPVTPSSHRNVYVVDFRSGSNFQPPLSRRRSKDSLPCSDSDSRPPTRSSSANSVHPLLVMDSESERSSQESGLSRRFEAPPPLAEGEYTGSFSSDQIPGFASRPKIPRTPDNDGTSPHRPRPLAPASAPTPTFSSSGPQQASRPSSAGSLGRSNRQTGLLRWQPVGHTGPRSSLRVA comes from the exons ATGAATACCAAAAAGACACTTGACATGGGAGACGTTTTGACTTATGAAGCGGATTTGTTGGGGATGGTTAAGGAG TACCTGATGTTTTGTGAATTTGAAGAAACTCTTAAACTGTTTGAGAAAGAGTGCAAAATCAAGGGGAACTCATCTCCAAGACCTTCAGGGAACCTTCTGAAAGATGATAAAGTGTTAGCTGTGCAG CAGGACTTCTTATCTTCCTTTGATGATGGAGATGTGAAGGTCTTCTTCGAGCTCTGGAATGCACACATTCCCACCGACATCCGAGACTTTGACCCAGTTGCCCAGAAATTGGAGTTCTACATTCAGATCCATTTCGCCATCTTCCCTTTGAAACACTCCCTGGGAAGATCC GACAGGGTTAACTTTGAGGAACGGATCACACACTTCAAGCACTACCTGGAGACCAGAGGAGCGACGCTAAGCCAGACCACCGAATTCCTGCCCTTTTATGCCCTGCCTTTTGTGCCCAATCCAATGGCACATCCTTCATTCAAAGGCCTCTTCCAG GAGTCCTGGATGCCAGAGCTGAAAAGAAAACTAGAAAAGTTTTTGTCTGTGACCCTGAGAGCCTCTGGGACTCCGAGGCTGCTTACTTTGTAT AAGGAAGGTGGAAAGGACAACAAAG AGGGGCTGCGACAGCTGCAGCTGCAACTGGCCGATGCCGAGAGAAGGGCGGCTAGCTACATGAAGAAGTTCGGCAAGATGCAGACCGACTACCACAACCTCATTGGCGTCACCGCTGAGCTGGTGGACTCCCTGGAGGCCACAGTCAGTGGCAAAATG ATCTCCCCGGAATACCTGCAGAATGTGTGCGTTCGACTTTTCAGTGGCCAGATGAGGCGGAGCAGTGTGCAGAGCATGGATTTCACCAGACCTGGCACT GGATATTTCTCTATGAGCCCTTATGACAATGATGATGGATAT GCCTCGTCCATGCTGAGAGCATCCGTTGCACCTCC CAAGCCCAAAGATGTGCCATTGCTACCGTCTCTGGACTATGAAAGGCTGAAGAAGGACCTGAGCAGCGGAACGGACAGGCTAAAAGCGCTGCTGCTGCAGGCGCTGCGATGG AGGCTGACCCGATCGCTTCCTGGTGAGCAGAGGGACACGGTGCTGCAAGCCTTTGTTGCGAATGATCTCCTGGATCGCCACACGAATGGCCAG AAAGGTGTCCTGCGTCTGATGAAGTCGAGCGACGAGGTTGTCAGGCAGTACACGGCACGGCTGCTTAATGCCTTCGCTTCCCTCTCTGAAG GACGCATGTACCTCTCACAGATCCCTTCCCTGATGAAAATTTTGGAACGTGCTTTGAAGACCGAGAGGAAGGATTCAGTGACGAGGGAGAATGTTCTAGGTGCTTTGCAGAAGCTCAGTCTCAG GAGGCCTCAGCAGTCGGCCATGATCGAGCACGGGCTGATCTCCTGGCTGGTGGATGAGCTGCAGGAGTCGGACAGTCTTTCAGACTATACTCTGGAGTACTCCGTGGCGCTACTTATGAACCTCTGCTTACGAAGCCAAG GCAGGAAGAAGTGTGCCGAGAGAGCTGACCAAGTACTGAGGGTCCTCACAGACCTACTGGGACATGAAAACGATGAG ATCCGGCCGTACGTGAATGGTGCTCTGTACAGCATCCTGGGCATCCCTGCTGTGAGAGGCAAAGCCAGGGAGATG AGCCTGGAGGAGATACTGCGCTGCTACGCTAAGGAGGGGAATCCCGAGCTGAGCCGGCAGATAGAGTTCATCATCAAGCAGCTCAATTCAG GGGAAGTATCTGAAGATGGACCTGAAtcagatgatgaagaggaagaggatgatgaCGAG GACGATGCAATGGAGGCAGACCTCGACAAAGAGGAGGTGCTTCAGCCGGAGCTCGAGGAGCTCTCGGGAGAATCCCTCCTCACCACGGAGTACCTGGGG ATCATGACCAATATGGTCAGATCCAAGAGGAGGACAGCAACCCCACTGGGCCAGAGCATCGACGAACCTCTTCAACGGCCAGTGACCCCCAGTTCACACCGAAATGTCTACGTGGT GGACTTTCGTTCAGGCAGTAACTTTCAGCCCCCGCTGTCCCGCCGGAGGAGCAAGGACAGCCTCCCCTGCTCTGACAGTGACTCCCGGCCCCCGACTCGCAGCAGCAGTGCAAACTCTGTGCACCCATTGCTGG TCATGGACTCGGAGAGTGAGCGCTCCTCTCAGGAGTCGGGTTTGAGCCGACGCTttgaagcccctcccccactggcAGAAGGGGAGTACACCGGCAGCTTCAGCAG CGATCAGATTCCTGGATTTGCTAGCCGGCCAAAAATTCCCCGGACCCCTGACAATGATGGAACAAGTCCCCATAGGCCTCGACCTTTGGCCCCAGCCTCAGCCCCCACGCCTACATTCTCATCATCGGGCCCACAGCAGGCCAGCAGACCCAGTTCTGCTGGTTCTCTGGGCAGGAGCAACAGACAGA CCGGACTATTAAGATGGCAGCCTGTGGGCCACACGGGGCCCAGAAGCAGCCTCCGAGTGGCCTAG
- the armc9 gene encoding lisH domain-containing protein ARMC9 isoform X6: MNTKKTLDMGDVLTYEADLLGMVKEYLMFCEFEETLKLFEKECKIKGNSSPRPSGNLLKDDKVLAVQQDFLSSFDDGDVKVFFELWNAHIPTDIRDFDPVAQKLEFYIQIHFAIFPLKHSLGRSDRVNFEERITHFKHYLETRGATLSQTTEFLPFYALPFVPNPMAHPSFKGLFQESWMPELKRKLEKFLSVTLRASGTPRLLTLYKEGGKDNKEGLRQLQLQLADAERRAASYMKKFGKMQTDYHNLIGVTAELVDSLEATVSGKMISPEYLQNVCVRLFSGQMRRSSVQSMDFTRPGTGYFSMSPYDNDDGYASSMLRASVAPPKPKDVPLLPSLDYERLKKDLSSGTDRLKALLLQALRWRLTRSLPGEQRDTVLQAFVANDLLDRHTNGQKGVLRLMKSSDEVVRQYTARLLNAFASLSEGRMYLSQIPSLMKILERALKTERKDSVTRENVLGALQKLSLRRPQQSAMIEHGLISWLVDELQESDSLSDYTLEYSVALLMNLCLRSQGRKKCAERADQVLRVLTDLLGHENDEIRPYVNGALYSILGIPAVRGKAREMSLEEILRCYAKEGNPELSRQIEFIIKQLNSGEVSEDGPESDDEEEEDDDEDDAMEADLDKEEVLQPELEELSGESLLTTEYLGIMTNMVRSKRRTATPLGQSIDEPLQRPVTPSSHRNVYVV, encoded by the exons ATGAATACCAAAAAGACACTTGACATGGGAGACGTTTTGACTTATGAAGCGGATTTGTTGGGGATGGTTAAGGAG TACCTGATGTTTTGTGAATTTGAAGAAACTCTTAAACTGTTTGAGAAAGAGTGCAAAATCAAGGGGAACTCATCTCCAAGACCTTCAGGGAACCTTCTGAAAGATGATAAAGTGTTAGCTGTGCAG CAGGACTTCTTATCTTCCTTTGATGATGGAGATGTGAAGGTCTTCTTCGAGCTCTGGAATGCACACATTCCCACCGACATCCGAGACTTTGACCCAGTTGCCCAGAAATTGGAGTTCTACATTCAGATCCATTTCGCCATCTTCCCTTTGAAACACTCCCTGGGAAGATCC GACAGGGTTAACTTTGAGGAACGGATCACACACTTCAAGCACTACCTGGAGACCAGAGGAGCGACGCTAAGCCAGACCACCGAATTCCTGCCCTTTTATGCCCTGCCTTTTGTGCCCAATCCAATGGCACATCCTTCATTCAAAGGCCTCTTCCAG GAGTCCTGGATGCCAGAGCTGAAAAGAAAACTAGAAAAGTTTTTGTCTGTGACCCTGAGAGCCTCTGGGACTCCGAGGCTGCTTACTTTGTAT AAGGAAGGTGGAAAGGACAACAAAG AGGGGCTGCGACAGCTGCAGCTGCAACTGGCCGATGCCGAGAGAAGGGCGGCTAGCTACATGAAGAAGTTCGGCAAGATGCAGACCGACTACCACAACCTCATTGGCGTCACCGCTGAGCTGGTGGACTCCCTGGAGGCCACAGTCAGTGGCAAAATG ATCTCCCCGGAATACCTGCAGAATGTGTGCGTTCGACTTTTCAGTGGCCAGATGAGGCGGAGCAGTGTGCAGAGCATGGATTTCACCAGACCTGGCACT GGATATTTCTCTATGAGCCCTTATGACAATGATGATGGATAT GCCTCGTCCATGCTGAGAGCATCCGTTGCACCTCC CAAGCCCAAAGATGTGCCATTGCTACCGTCTCTGGACTATGAAAGGCTGAAGAAGGACCTGAGCAGCGGAACGGACAGGCTAAAAGCGCTGCTGCTGCAGGCGCTGCGATGG AGGCTGACCCGATCGCTTCCTGGTGAGCAGAGGGACACGGTGCTGCAAGCCTTTGTTGCGAATGATCTCCTGGATCGCCACACGAATGGCCAG AAAGGTGTCCTGCGTCTGATGAAGTCGAGCGACGAGGTTGTCAGGCAGTACACGGCACGGCTGCTTAATGCCTTCGCTTCCCTCTCTGAAG GACGCATGTACCTCTCACAGATCCCTTCCCTGATGAAAATTTTGGAACGTGCTTTGAAGACCGAGAGGAAGGATTCAGTGACGAGGGAGAATGTTCTAGGTGCTTTGCAGAAGCTCAGTCTCAG GAGGCCTCAGCAGTCGGCCATGATCGAGCACGGGCTGATCTCCTGGCTGGTGGATGAGCTGCAGGAGTCGGACAGTCTTTCAGACTATACTCTGGAGTACTCCGTGGCGCTACTTATGAACCTCTGCTTACGAAGCCAAG GCAGGAAGAAGTGTGCCGAGAGAGCTGACCAAGTACTGAGGGTCCTCACAGACCTACTGGGACATGAAAACGATGAG ATCCGGCCGTACGTGAATGGTGCTCTGTACAGCATCCTGGGCATCCCTGCTGTGAGAGGCAAAGCCAGGGAGATG AGCCTGGAGGAGATACTGCGCTGCTACGCTAAGGAGGGGAATCCCGAGCTGAGCCGGCAGATAGAGTTCATCATCAAGCAGCTCAATTCAG GGGAAGTATCTGAAGATGGACCTGAAtcagatgatgaagaggaagaggatgatgaCGAG GACGATGCAATGGAGGCAGACCTCGACAAAGAGGAGGTGCTTCAGCCGGAGCTCGAGGAGCTCTCGGGAGAATCCCTCCTCACCACGGAGTACCTGGGG ATCATGACCAATATGGTCAGATCCAAGAGGAGGACAGCAACCCCACTGGGCCAGAGCATCGACGAACCTCTTCAACGGCCAGTGACCCCCAGTTCACACCGAAATGTCTACGTGGTGTAA